The Thunnus maccoyii chromosome 12, fThuMac1.1, whole genome shotgun sequence genomic interval GAGGCAGCGCCGGCTGTATCCTAGCTGACAGTTTCTAATTTCAGATATCGTCGGTCAGCCCCGTCCATTTGGGCTGCTTTTGTTGTAATGTTTCCCTGTTAGAAAGgagttgtgtgtagttgtttgTAGAAGGAGGTTTTGGCTTTTGGCAGGCAAGGGAAAGGACTACAACCATGGTACATTATGAAAGGTATGTTGATCATCTTGTTCCCCTTTGCTGTTGTATGATTTGTATTGGGTGTGTTGGTTTAATATCTGCTCTCGCAATAGATTGTATCAATCTTAGTTATTTCCGAGACTGAGAACAGAGCACAGAAGGTCACATAGCTGGCAAGTCAGGATGTGTTTGCTTGTGATATGGAAAGGATATCAATGTTAATCTACAACAGGGTGTATGTTTGTATACTTTTTACATTCACTCACTCTAAAAGTGATGAATGAGCTTGCATATCCATTACTTTCAAGATGACATTGGGCTACTGGCCGCCGGCTGTGGCCTGACATTGCTCTGTATACATCTACAActgctgtttactgttgttAGTGCATTCATCATTGCTTTAGCgctaacaaaacacaaattcatTAATAGTGTTATTGGATTATCATGCAATGAGGCTTTATGGCTGCATATTAATACCTCACAAATAAGATGAACCCTCAgtttcagattattttttcattcctATGTGGATATGCTGTTCCCCCTAAGATGCtaataataattagttattTCCATTTCTTCTGTTGTGCTTACCTCTAAGCTGTGAGGTAATTTGATTCTGTAATTCCAGGTTAATTTATTAGCCTAATCTTTTCCCCCTTAAACAGGATTTCCAAGATTCCTCAAGCTCCATAACTGACTTAGGTGAAAAAAGTAGATTGTTGTGTGCTTTTTACTACTAGGTGAATTCTAATTTCTGCACCACGGGTCTCTGCAGCGTAATATTTGGGTCTACCAATTACTGTCAAAGTAATTTGAAAAACCATGCCTGAATGATTGTCTTGCAGAAAAAGTGTTTTCGAGCCATTCGCCCAAGAAGCGCCACTGTGCAACTATCATCCCCACCGAGCCTTATCTCATAAAAGATATTTACTAGTGAAAAAACTTTTCTCTACAAACTTTGTTTGTCTGCAGTGAGAGgtgtagtgtgtatgtgtgtgtgtctatgtcgGGGGGGGACTAGCACTATGTTTTTACGAACGGAGCGGCTGGGCTCTttgctgccatggcaacaaacCACATGACTAGGTGTATTAGATTGCCTCGGACAGTGTGCAGTGAGGCATGGTGTGAGcattctctctgctgctctgccccTTTGAAAGTCTTGTACTTGTCTGACTTAAGTTTTTCTTTGCCCCCACTCTCACATTTCTGATAAGCACTGCAGGGGGTTACATTCAATTTGCAAATGTACTTCCAAAAAACCCCCAGAAAAATTGAGGTTGGTATGTAACTACCAGGGCCAGATTAACCTGCTATTGGGCCCTGGGGCAAAAATGATCTGTGGGCCCCTGGTGTCCTCCCTGTTTCTGCCACTCTGTGCATTGTGTATGTATTAGTTAGTAATTATTAACTAGTTTTGGGTCATTTAAGTACAGAtttatttaggaatatgcaCCATGCAAGCACTACATAAATAATAAGGTGATAATGCAGGTGTTGCCCTATCATTTCAGTCCATATTGGGCTGTAGAGATGCATACACTATTATCAAACAGATGCTGTGTAATTTATGATGTTTTCCTAAACTCCACCGGGAACAGCTATTGTCCAATCATAGCGTAGCAACCACACTGTAACAGCGGGCCTGTCAAGCTTGGGATTTCTACTCATGTCAGAGTTTTGTGAATGGGGCTATTTAAAGAGTTTGGAgggtgttgtgttttttccccttttcaaaaccaaaaacaagaGCAAGAGTGTTAGGAATGctttaaacagtgtgtttatctgctctaatGTAAGCTGCAATTGTTAGCATGTCTGGCTAACAAGCTTACTACATACAGTAgcatgtacatttacattttgtcatttgggaGACGCTGAGACTTACAAGCGAGACAAGACAATCAAGCATTAGAGGGCAGTGACTCAGAAAGAGCCAAGGTACAAACTCTCAAGTAGCTGACCAGGTACAAGTGCAATGAGAAAGAAcgttagtttttttttttgttgtttaaaaaatgattaaagtaagaaacaactggAAGTAGATTAAGTGCATAAGAAATaccataaacaacacaaaaatagtgcaacaaaatcaacaaagtGCTAAAAGGTCAAAGGGGCTCAAGTGTTGAGGTGTTCACAGAAAGTTGAGCTGAGTTTTCAGGTTTTTTCTTGAATGGGAGTCAGCAGACTGAGTTGCAGTAAATGAGCTTTAGCAGTAACCAAGCTTACTTTCAAGGCGCATATCAAGGAACATTAGCCAACTAGTTTGTGGGGTCACAGGTCATATTCATCATGACTAGCACATCCACGTCCTGGATGCTGTCAGAGTTTAGAGTAACATTAGCAGTAGCTCTGTTCTGCTCCTTTTTGGGGAGGTTTACATTCCAGCAACATCATGCAAACGTTAGAGATAGCATTATATTTTTGTTGGCTAGACCTCATCCTAATATCCTGTTTTCTCTTGTTAAGTTAAAAGTGAAAGTACAAACAAGTATGTACACTACACAGCCAAACAGGGTTAGAACAAAATAACAGTCTACTAACATTTTTCCTTATCATACTTACAATCCAGAAATAACTTGCTTTACCAtgcaatacaagaacaatgCTCTTTCTTAGTTTACAAGGATCAGCAACTGATGAGGAAGCCGACTGTTTGCCTGGGACAACTAGTCTTTTAGCACAACATAATGTATGTAGCCATCAAATGCATATTTAACACCACTTTTACAAGCTTCTTGAGTCTTAAAAGGTCTGCTTAAGACAGCtttttcaaccaactcatggaGCTAATGGTAGCTTAATTGGTTAGATAGTCACAGCTGAAAAAATCTGCCAAGAAAAATGGTCATTTCAGCCGGCAAAATTGACGTTTGCTGGCTTGAAATGCgaagcctgcttttgtctaAGTCTGAAACCAAGCAcccactgttaaaaaaaacgtTAAGAATTTTGAGTAGTGAATCAGCCTCATACTGTAAACTATGTGCCATGCAAGAATGGAAAGCTTTCAGACCTAGAAACTCAGATTTAGGGCTTTTAGTGAACATTCAGTAGCTACACAGTAAACTTAGAGCCTTTGGGCCCCTTGAAGGTCTTGGGCCCCTGGGCAGTTGCCCCACTTTGCCTGAATGGTCCAGCCTTGATAATTACTTGCTACTATGACTTTATTTAATTGTCCATATTTGATTAGCTGGTTTTAAGGATTCATTTGGGAGAGTTTGTGTGTGGAAATagtaataatgtttaatttaaagagTAATGAGAGAAAGTAAGTATGAATGTCGAATGAACACAATGTTATACTTTTGTTTACTAAGTGGTGTTTTAATAGCTGTGGTAtacacaatatttttcttaaatggTTTCTGATGCTTCTGGAAGTACTTTTTGTTATAGTGGTTTAgttaaaatataacaaagagCATATTCAGTAATCTAACAATGCTTTTGTTACTGCTAAAATCAGAGGTGCACTGGCTCTGACATGACTGTCTCTCCTCCCGATCAGAATGATTGAAGACTGCGGGTGGAGCGGTGACAACATGGCAGATAGAAGGCAACTGTTTGTCGAGATGAGTAAGTGCTCAGGGCCACATCTCAGCGTGATCTACACCAGACTGTTTTACTCACTGACCATAAAAATGGCAAAGTCTCCTCTGTAACTTTTCATGTAAAGCAAATATCATGAAGATCAAGTGTCTCCACTAGTGTCACCCACTGATTGATTTTACACACTGACGGAAAGGCCTGGAGTATGACCTCATGCTCTCTCACTGTTtacagagtgaaggcacactCCTATGCACACACAAAGTGTTCGATATTAAATGTTAAGACATGACATCATGAAACAACTAATCATatggaaaaatacacacaaaattaactatgaaataaaattgtaaaattgtcCAATACATTCTTAAAACACAGCTctttaatactgtttttttgttcattgcagctcatttttattttattccagtacattaaatttcaaaatgtcccttttctgaagtattttttttatttattcttatatatatttatttcatgatgCCAAGCTTAGTTGTTTCCCAAATCAATACTACTGGACATACATattctaagcaggttttgagtGTATAGTGTGTTCACTCAGTGTTTTAGTGTTCTGTTGATGGAAAAGAAATGACTAAAAGATATTTGGGGAAATATTGTCTATTTATGAAGTTAACACTGATACTGGCACTTATATTCCAAAGTAGCAGCTTGATTGACATTCATTGGagcacatatttatttaatttcctgtttgtaTACAACCGTTAAGTGTTGTATGTAGATTTTTTCCATACTAACTGCAGAAAGAGTATACTAAGATGATTAGTAtggcacatactgtatagagTTAGTATGTACCATGAACTTGAATTGAGCAGATAGCCAATCATATCATTTTGATTTGTCTGGATTGACAAACAAAAGctttgtgatgaaaagtggcattattaaaataaaatggtcACTGGGAAAATTtgcaatgtgaaaaaaacaacagaataacaattaaaaatgttaataaaaaataacattttacttaATTATTTCACAATTACATTGTTATATATTTTAGCCGTATTAATTAACCTGATTATTTATTTCTCaatgtgtgatttattttttcaatattgaACACTGGAGTACATGCCATGTCacctttgttgttgtcattcCCCTTTCTAGCTATCTATAGTCCGTCCACTAGTGTTGCCAATTCTGATGTAATTTAATGATGATTAATTCTTCCTCAGGGGCTCATGATTTGGATTCCATACGATTATCGACATACAGAACAGCCTGCAAACTCAGATTTGTGCAGAAGAAATGTAACTGTGAGTATGATGCAGTGTCCTTTTAAATACACGACTATACTCATGCTTGTATACTCTTAATGTGCCGTTTTATATCGTGTTTACTTTCCAGTGCATTTGGTTGACATTTGGAATGTCATTGAGGCTTTCCGAGAGTGCGGCCTCAACACCATGGACCTCAACGCTGAGCTCACAGTGGCTCGTCTAGAAGTGGTACTGTCCACTATTTTTTACCAGCTGAACAAGCGCATGCCCACCACCCACCAGATCCACGTGGAACAGTCCATCAGCTTGCTGCTCAACTTCCTGCTGGCAGCCTATGACCCGTGAGTAACCCATCACATGACAGTTGGCGGCTGGTGGCGTACTATCACGTATGAGGTGTGGTGTGAAACGTGACTCTGCCAATGTAGAGTGAAAATGCAGACTGTTGAAAGGTAAAAGCCaagttatacattttttaagacGATCACTATAATTCAACTTTGCCTTTTAGAAAAACAGTTGAGTCCATAGGATTCTAGCAGCAACACTACACACAGGGCTTGACAGCTTCGCTTAAAAGAATCTATGACcatattgtaaaatgtatttgctttttGTAGGGAGGGCCATGGCAAGATATCTGTCTTTGTTGTGAAGACGGCTCTGGCAACCATCTGTGGAGGGAAGATTCTGGATAAATTAAGATGTAAGCAACACAACAAATCTTTATTTGACTtttaattgtgaaaaatgaaatgcaaatcaTCCATTTTGCCTATAATAAATCAgctaattttatttgtaaagttCACGTAGTTTGTAGTGTGAGTAATGCACTGCTTTAGAATACAAACTTATATTGCCTGTGTTTTGTATCTGCTTAGCCTATTGTTCCTAGAAGCAGCAGCACTTCTGGCCTGGCTCTCCATGGCTGGGAGAAGTCATTATTCATTATGGAAGGATATGGTTTATTACATAAGCTACGAAAATCTGTGGGAGCAGTAGCAATGGCTCGTGAAGGAAAAAAGGGAGAGCTATGTTACTGGTGtattgtaacaactgatttgaATAACTGCTttactttgatttgttttcacaaATAAGTGGGATAATTGTGTTGTGTAATGTTGTAATTAGCCGACTGTGGTGGCAACTGAGAATTAGTTTGATTCATTTGTCTAATGTTTCCCCGTGTTGTTTCCCAGATATTTTTTCACAGATATCAGATTCCTCTGGGATAATGGTGTACTCACAGTTTGACCAGTTTCTGAGGGAGGTTCTCAAATTACCTATGGCGGTTTTTGAGGGACCTTCTTTTGGTTACACTGAACAAGCTGCAAGAACCTGCTTTACACAGCAGGTGAGGGCTCATTAACCACAGACTATCATATTTATGCTGCTAAAGTGCATGTGTGATTGTTTTAgtattgacattgtgggtgaTTTTTTCCCTGTTGGATCTCATCCTGTACCGAATGTCAACAGAAAAAGGTCTCCCTCAACACATTCCTTGATACGTTGATGTCAGACCCACCCCCTCAGTGTCTGGTGTGGTTACCGCTCATGCATCGGCTCGCTAACGTGGAGAATGGTAAGACACCGAACAGAATATTTATAAACAGGGAAGCTAGCAGGCTTGGAGGATGTAAAGTTCAGCTTTGCATCATAATCTTGagtcaccacacacacaatcagtcaAGCAGACATATACATGCACACCTCCAGTGAAGATGACCCATAGGGACCTTACAccctgtgtatgagtgtgtgtgtatttgtgatgCACTCATCTTCACAAGCCACCTCCATGTGAGCAAAAGAAACACTGGCACATGCTCaaacatatttgtgtgtatttggttaaaataaaagcaatgttGTTATTAAAACAGACTCAATGTCCCAGCACATCTGTCCTTGAATTAACAGAAATTAATCCTCTACTTGCAGCAATGTGCAAAATATCCGGGTTTACCGTCACatctgtttatgtgtatgtgtttgtgcatctgtgtgtgtttgtgtgtctgacccctcctctcctccctgcagTCTTTCACCCGGTCGAGTGCTCCTACTGCCATACTGAGAGTATGATGGGCTTCCGCTACCGCTGCCAGCAATGTCATAATTACCAGCTCTGTCAGGACTGCTTCTGGAGGGGGCATGCCAGTGGTTCCCATAGCAACCAGCACCAAATGAAGGAGTATACGTCATGGgtaagggagggagaggggaggagaggggcgGGCTGAGGGAGGTGTGTCTGCACTGGACCAGTGTAAGGATGCTGCATGTCTGGTGCAGGTGGCAGCGTTGCATTTAAAACAGCTTAATGATGCtctgtgttttgaaaagaaatTAGTGCCCTCATGTCCTCAGAATTGGCACCTTGCTTTTGTGTTTCTCCCAGAAATCCCCTGCTAAGAAATTATCCCATGCACTCAGTAAGTCCCTGAGCTGTGCATCCAGCAGAGAGCCTCTTCACCCCATGTTTCCCGAAATGCCAGAGAAACCTCTGAACCTAGCTCATATTGTGtaagttttctttctttctttctttctttttttgttataacGCTGAATCTGAATAATCCAGTTCTGCAGTCCTGCACACAAGAGAGGTGTATTATTTTCAAAGCCTCCgatttggaaatgtttgattttatccCACAGTTGATAATTATCTTGTAGCTGCCTGGAAGTCTGAAGTGATTCCAGTCAATCTCCTGGGTCAACTAATCAATGAGGCTTAATTACAGCCTTGGGAATGATTGTAATCGCCAAACAATGTTGTTACCTTTTCCTTTACTTGCCTGCACAAGCAAAGACTTCATAGCACGCTGGTGGTGTCTGTTAAAGGCTAAATTGGGTagtgggacaaaaaaaacataacactgGCTGTTTATTCCATTATTGTTGTTagaaatgttgttgtttcagcAACAGATGAGAAATGAGAGTAGAAAGAGACGTGAAATGAAACGACATGCAACAAATGTCTCCGGCCAGACTCGTTGGCCCTAAACGCCTCAGCTgatattcatatttaacataaatacattgtttttgtaAGGATCACTTAAATTTACGTATTAAAGAATAGAAAAACGTACTGAGTGGGACATTTTGCGATTTACCTATCGCGTTCTTGTTAGTCTCCTTTACGGGTGAATGTTTTTGGCaagtttattgaaaaaaatgttttctttttggtcaTAATGActtgaaattatacatttagtGTAGTTTCTGCATTGCTTTGCTGAttgtaataaattattttcattcccttctttgttctttattttcctcaaaATAGAGACACGTGGTGAGTGTGCTTTGATTATTTAACACATCACAAAATGTGTCCATGTACATTTTGTCAGGTTTGAATCCTTATTATGCTAATTATATGTAATTAAGTCCCCTCCCTTCTAGTGTACTGACAGTAGCTGTTGTTAGTTTCTGTCCAAACACTCATGATATGACTCATTCGTCCATACAttgcatgttttcattgttgACCACACTGTACATTACTAATCATTTCCTACTTTATTGCCACATTGAGATGCATTTATCAAAATGGTAATTCAGAGATCATAAACAAATCTACAATGTGCAAAgaataaatcatgaaaaaaagaacCATCCAACATGAAAAATAGCCGTCTCAATTTGGcagtaaaaataatatttgtctCCTCTCCAGGCCACCAAGACCAGTGAATATCACCAATGAATACTCACTCTCCCACTCCATGCCTACATCAGGGAACCCTTACTCCACCAAAAAGTGAGTACAACAGCCGTAACAATGGATGTCCTGGATTTTACAACAGGTCTTTTCAGTTTGCTCTGCTCCCTAAAGACCCCATGCCCTGCAGACTCTTGactgtcttcattttctcacCTTTATTTtctagtgtgtgtatgtgtgtgtgtgcgtgtgtgaacatttgtgtatcagagtgctttttcttctttgttatTTCCTCTGCTGAATGTAATTAGCTTTCCTTACAGCAAGAATGATGATGTTGAGCACAGAAAGCCCTTGACGGGGGCTGCTCCACATCTGTTGAAAGGCAGAGGGTAAGTGACACAGGTGTGCATATGAGAATGCTTCTGCGGCTCAAATGCATGCGTGAACTAATATAGATAATAATCATAGGGCATTAAAAAGAGTGCAAAAATTCCCAAGGAAACTATTAGCAAAACAGTTTTCATATATAGGGGTTTACATTGTTATACTTGAGGGGCTATTTCATAGATACTAGATGAAGCATGCATCATAAAAATCATTGGCCATTAGTTTAGAGTGTCTATTACAATCTTTTCATTCACATGGAAATGGGAAATACTAACTACCAGTTTCTCATATAAGCCTCTTTGAAATATTACCCTAAATCTCCTCAGTGTTGAAGTTATAGCAGTTAAACAGTATATATTCTCATTGTTTATGATGCACAGTATGTGAATAGATATACCTGTTTACAAAAAATGGgattcacttttcttttcagttgctatttatgttatattttggATCATATAAGACTTGCTTATTCAGATTTTTCCAGCAAGAGCCcttttagcttctctgcaccTGCATTTGATCGAGAAGAGTGTTTCTTTAAGGAACACTACTCCCTTTCATAACTTAGGCGTATAGAAAAACATATAGATGATGTGATGAGTGAGTGGCATTTataagttattttttatgtgcGTGTCAGAGCATCTGGACATTGTGGTTGCTGTTTGCACAAGGTGATAGACCGCACAATACAGGGCTTTCAGGTGATGTGCCCTCTGGAGGCCATATTGGAGGTCTTAAAATCTTGCTGAGAATATCTGGCTACATTCCTAAACTTATGACTGAAGTTTCAATTTTCCGCAGCATAGAATATACGGTTAAAGGGGCACTCTAGGGATTTAGTATTGCATTTCCATAAAATTGAaggagagacagattaaaaggagaatggtcaaaatcaaagcagcaaaaGCAGGATATACTGACTTTTGGGCTCTATTAtgagtcaagctccaaaaacgcTGGATCCTACtgttcccataatgcaactcaataacCTCCATATCTggtaaacacacatttttcaaatgacAGGCTCCCAGTTTGTTGCGCAGGCTTTCTGTTACAGCTGTACTAATCAAAATCTTTATATTGACAATGTATTAAATGACTATATGCAATGTGAAAAGAGTCTCttgtgatgaacccacagagactctgcagTTTGGTAGTTGTAGCTTCtttcaactcattgttttggttttacagcccgcAAATTTACTAGTTCTCACGCAGGCAACTCAGCAAAAAAGCCCAGATAAACCCACTACACATTACCGCAGACAAAGTTAGAAACTAGTTAGTGAACATAGTAGCAGCTACAGAGCCAGAAATATCCCTCAGAAGCTGGTGGAGActaaaacagagcaaaaaagagagtgaatattggatttacattggtcaggtggccagaaaccAGAATATGTTGACGTTGTGTTCACAGATTGTTGATCCCCCCAAAAAAGCCTCAGCTAACATACACCTGGTTCACAAATTGACAAGTAAACTATATGTAAACTTGGTAGAGTTATTTTCATGGTGTTTTTGACTGAGAATTCATCCTTTTTCCTGTTAGCACCCCAGGTTGTGTTTACATCAGTTGACGTCGTTTCAGCTCTGCTAGACACCTTTAGCATAGTTGTTAACGCATATAGTAGCCAACATGAGGTCAGTATGCAGTATATAAACTTTATTCACATTAGACATTTTGACTTCTCATAgtaggaaaatcacaggtgttaCTAAAACATTAACGATAGCTTTTTCTATTCCCAGTTAGCCATGACAGTGTCACAGTGAGCTAGCATACACAATACCAGAACCCTGAAACCACAGCAGCTAAATGGAgtttcattaattttattatttacacttaTGCTTTTCATACACCCCTAAAAATGTATTCTGTGAAAAAGACCTACTGTCTGATAGTTGAATGTGCATAGTATCAAATGGAAATAGCTACTTTGCTAATTTAGCTTATTGGTTTGTTAGCTTGCTTCAGGTTAATTGGCTACAACTTGAAATACTTTAGAGCTAAGATTAGATAATATTAAAAGCAGTTTAACCTAAATTAGAAAAGAAGATAATACTCTTTTTTTCTGGATTGATTGATTgcgtttttgttgtttttttgtgatattttatggTCATCTAACTGACCCTCCATAATGGGAGGAGGCATGGTTGCTTTAGGAGTTTGAGATGCAGGTGGAAAGCATTTATAAATACAGTAGTGTGCATGCTTGACATAGGCTATCGTGGGGGTAGATTGCTTGACTTAAAAATAATGACTTTCAATAGTTTTAATAATAGAGCACTGAGTGATTGATACTTGTAGAACATAAACAGTGCATATAGAGTCTTTTTTTGCTGGTCATGTCTTTAATCATGCTCCTAGCCTTCA includes:
- the dtna gene encoding dystrobrevin alpha isoform X4, with the translated sequence MVHYERMIEDCGWSGDNMADRRQLFVEMRAHDLDSIRLSTYRTACKLRFVQKKCNLHLVDIWNVIEAFRECGLNTMDLNAELTVARLEVVLSTIFYQLNKRMPTTHQIHVEQSISLLLNFLLAAYDPEGHGKISVFVVKTALATICGGKILDKLRYIFSQISDSSGIMVYSQFDQFLREVLKLPMAVFEGPSFGYTEQAARTCFTQQKKVSLNTFLDTLMSDPPPQCLVWLPLMHRLANVENVFHPVECSYCHTESMMGFRYRCQQCHNYQLCQDCFWRGHASGSHSNQHQMKEYTSWKSPAKKLSHALSKSLSCASSREPLHPMFPEMPEKPLNLAHIVDTWPPRPVNITNEYSLSHSMPTSGNPYSTKNKNDDVEHRKPLTGAAPHLLKGRGLNYNLDVADRLADEHVLIGLYVNLLQNNPKTCLLESSNHQDEEHSLIARYAARLAADAAAQQQRVPTDLPCSLDANKQQRQLIAELESKNREILQEIQRLRLQHEEASQPPPDKGQQNPTLLAELRLLRQRKDELEQRMSTLQESRRELMVQLEQLMMLLKTQGPGSPRSSPSHTISRSIPTPIHSDSAGTTPTHTPQDSLMGVGGDVQEAFAQGPRRNLRNDLLIAADSITNTMSSLVKELNSEGGSETESTVDSDFGRGELLATTSSDPFFTYKPRTASAAEEESYENDLEQQLEDELKLEELMKHRQEPDKACMVTLQQ
- the dtna gene encoding dystrobrevin alpha isoform X7 produces the protein MVHYERMIEDCGWSGDNMADRRQLFVEMRAHDLDSIRLSTYRTACKLRFVQKKCNLHLVDIWNVIEAFRECGLNTMDLNAELTVARLEVVLSTIFYQLNKRMPTTHQIHVEQSISLLLNFLLAAYDPEGHGKISVFVVKTALATICGGKILDKLRYIFSQISDSSGIMVYSQFDQFLREVLKLPMAVFEGPSFGYTEQAARTCFTQQKKVSLNTFLDTLMSDPPPQCLVWLPLMHRLANVENVFHPVECSYCHTESMMGFRYRCQQCHNYQLCQDCFWRGHASGSHSNQHQMKEYTSWKSPAKKLSHALSKSLSCASSREPLHPMFPEMPEKPLNLAHIVDTWPPRPVNITNEYSLSHSMPTSGNPYSTKNLLESSNHQDEEHSLIARYAARLAADAAAQQQRVPTDLPCSLDANKQQRQLIAELESKNREILQEIQRLRLQHEEASQPPPDKGQQNPTLLAELRLLRQRKDELEQRMSTLQESRRELMVQLEQLMMLLKTQGPGSPRSSPSHTISRSIPTPIHSDSAGTTPTHTPQDSLMGVGGDVQEAFAQGPRRNLRNDLLIAADSITNTMSSLVKELNSEGGSETESTVDSDFGRGELLATTSSDPFFTYKPRTASAAEEESYENDLEQQLEDELKLEELMKHRQEPDKACMVTLQQ
- the dtna gene encoding dystrobrevin alpha isoform X9, whose translation is MVHYERMIEDCGWSGDNMADRRQLFVEMRAHDLDSIRLSTYRTACKLRFVQKKCNLHLVDIWNVIEAFRECGLNTMDLNAELTVARLEVVLSTIFYQLNKRMPTTHQIHVEQSISLLLNFLLAAYDPEGHGKISVFVVKTALATICGGKILDKLRYIFSQISDSSGIMVYSQFDQFLREVLKLPMAVFEGPSFGYTEQAARTCFTQQKKVSLNTFLDTLMSDPPPQCLVWLPLMHRLANVENVFHPVECSYCHTESMMGFRYRCQQCHNYQLCQDCFWRGHASGSHSNQHQMKEYTSWKSPAKKLSHALSKSLSCASSREPLHPMFPEMPEKPLNLAHIVPPRPVNITNEYSLSHSMPTSGNPYSTKNKNDDVEHRKPLTGAAPHLLKGRGLNYNLDVADRLADEHVLIGLYVNLLQNNPKTCLLESSNHQDEEHSLIARYAARLAADAAAQQQRVPTDLPCSLDANKQQRQLIAELESKNREILQEIQRLRLQHEEASQPPPDKGQQNPTLLAELRLLRQRKDELEQRMSTLQESRRELMVQLEQLMMLLKTQGPGSPRSSPSHTISRSIPTPIHSDSAGTTPTHTPQDSLMGVGGDVQEAFAQGPRRNLRNDLLIAADSITNTMSSLVKELNSEGGSETESTVDSDFGRGELLATTSSDPFFTYKPRTASAAEEESYENDLEQQLEDELKLEELMKHRQEPDKACMVTLQQ
- the dtna gene encoding dystrobrevin alpha isoform X6 — protein: MVHYERMIEDCGWSGDNMADRRQLFVEMRAHDLDSIRLSTYRTACKLRFVQKKCNLHLVDIWNVIEAFRECGLNTMDLNAELTVARLEVVLSTIFYQLNKRMPTTHQIHVEQSISLLLNFLLAAYDPEGHGKISVFVVKTALATICGGKILDKLRYIFSQISDSSGIMVYSQFDQFLREVLKLPMAVFEGPSFGYTEQAARTCFTQQKKVSLNTFLDTLMSDPPPQCLVWLPLMHRLANVENVFHPVECSYCHTESMMGFRYRCQQCHNYQLCQDCFWRGHASGSHSNQHQMKEYTSWKSPAKKLSHALSKSLSCASSREPLHPMFPEMPEKPLNLAHIVPPRPVNITNEYSLSHSMPTSGNPYSTKKLNYNLDVADRLADEHVLIGLYVNLLQNNPKTCLLESSNHQDEEHSLIARYAARLAADAAAQQQRVPTDLPCSLDANKQQRQLIAELESKNREILQEIQRLRLQHEEASQPPPDKGQQNPTLLAELRLLRQRKDELEQRMSTLQESRRELMVQLEQLMMLLKLEEERKQATQGPGSPRSSPSHTISRSIPTPIHSDSAGTTPTHTPQDSLMGVGGDVQEAFAQGPRRNLRNDLLIAADSITNTMSSLVKELNSEGGSETESTVDSDFGRGELLATTSSDPFFTYKPRTASAAEEESYENDLEQQLEDELKLEELMKHRQEPDKACMVTLQQ
- the dtna gene encoding dystrobrevin alpha isoform X5 yields the protein MVHYERMIEDCGWSGDNMADRRQLFVEMRAHDLDSIRLSTYRTACKLRFVQKKCNLHLVDIWNVIEAFRECGLNTMDLNAELTVARLEVVLSTIFYQLNKRMPTTHQIHVEQSISLLLNFLLAAYDPEGHGKISVFVVKTALATICGGKILDKLRYIFSQISDSSGIMVYSQFDQFLREVLKLPMAVFEGPSFGYTEQAARTCFTQQKKVSLNTFLDTLMSDPPPQCLVWLPLMHRLANVENVFHPVECSYCHTESMMGFRYRCQQCHNYQLCQDCFWRGHASGSHSNQHQMKEYTSWKSPAKKLSHALSKSLSCASSREPLHPMFPEMPEKPLNLAHIVDTWPPRPVNITNEYSLSHSMPTSGNPYSTKKLNYNLDVADRLADEHVLIGLYVNLLQNNPKTCLLESSNHQDEEHSLIARYAARLAADAAAQQQRVPTDLPCSLDANKQQRQLIAELESKNREILQEIQRLRLQHEEASQPPPDKGQQNPTLLAELRLLRQRKDELEQRMSTLQESRRELMVQLEQLMMLLKLEEERKQATQGPGSPRSSPSHTISRSIPTPIHSDSAGTTPTHTPQDSLMGVGGDVQEAFAQGPRRNLRNDLLIAADSITNTMSSLVKELNSEGGSETESTVDSDFGRGELLATTSSDPFFTYKPRTASAAEEESYENDLEQQLEDELKLEELMKHRQEPDKACMVTLQQ